From the Aquitalea magnusonii genome, one window contains:
- the aceK gene encoding bifunctional isocitrate dehydrogenase kinase/phosphatase, with the protein MQIPEYYNPVAREMAQALVEGFDKHYRLFRACSQQAKALFEQADWLGVQQAIRDRIQFYDERVAETVGRLHHEFHADLLDDEIWQQAKLYFIGLLTNHKQPELAETFFNSVFTRMLHRDYFNNDFIFIRPAISTEYIESDPPCYRSYYPGSRNMRVVLRDIMLDFGWQRPFASLRRDLALVLRASATFFAGQWPAAEANLQIQVLSSAFYRNKTAYVFGKVINGGVSYPFAIPVLHDEAGCLYLDTVLLEPWRIGVLFSFSRAYFLVDMEVPSAYVQFLRSMLPSKTKAELYTMLGLQKQGKNTFYRDFMQHLQHSNDQFVIAPGIRGLVMLVFTLPSYPYVFKLIKDVFGGPKEIDRETVKRKYRLVKQHDRVGRMSDTLEFSNVAFPRSRFTADLIDELRTLAPSMIEEGEDSIVIRHLYIERRMKPLNLYLMQCDEAEKERVIRDYGLAIKELACANIFPGDMLFKNFGVTRYGRVIFYDYDEIEYLTDCNFRQIPPAPNPEMEMSGEVWYPVARNDVFPEEFGSFLLGDPLIRKTFLNYHRDLLMPHFWQQRQQRIREGVVEDFYPYPEEMRFAATRGAAAKKGKHG; encoded by the coding sequence ATGCAGATTCCCGAGTATTACAACCCGGTGGCACGGGAGATGGCGCAGGCTCTGGTCGAGGGCTTTGACAAGCACTACCGCCTGTTTCGTGCCTGCAGTCAGCAAGCCAAGGCGCTGTTTGAGCAGGCTGACTGGCTGGGCGTGCAACAGGCCATTCGGGACCGGATCCAGTTTTACGATGAGCGAGTGGCAGAAACCGTTGGCCGCCTGCACCACGAATTTCATGCCGATCTGCTGGATGATGAAATCTGGCAGCAGGCCAAGCTCTATTTCATCGGCCTGCTGACCAATCACAAGCAGCCGGAGTTGGCGGAAACCTTCTTCAACTCGGTGTTCACCCGCATGTTGCACCGGGATTACTTCAACAACGATTTCATCTTTATCCGTCCGGCCATTTCCACCGAGTACATCGAGTCCGACCCGCCTTGCTATCGCAGTTACTATCCGGGCAGTCGCAATATGCGGGTGGTGCTGCGCGACATCATGCTGGATTTTGGCTGGCAGCGGCCGTTTGCCAGCTTGCGGCGCGACCTGGCGCTGGTACTGCGGGCCAGCGCAACTTTTTTTGCCGGCCAATGGCCCGCGGCGGAAGCCAATTTGCAGATCCAGGTACTGTCGTCTGCCTTCTACCGCAACAAGACTGCCTATGTGTTTGGCAAGGTGATCAATGGCGGCGTCAGCTATCCGTTTGCCATCCCGGTGTTACATGATGAGGCTGGGTGCTTGTATCTGGATACCGTGCTGCTGGAGCCATGGCGCATTGGGGTGCTGTTTTCTTTCAGCCGGGCTTACTTTCTGGTGGACATGGAGGTTCCCTCGGCCTATGTGCAGTTTCTGCGCAGCATGTTGCCCAGCAAGACCAAGGCCGAGCTTTACACCATGCTGGGCCTGCAGAAGCAGGGTAAAAACACTTTTTACCGAGATTTCATGCAGCATCTGCAGCATTCGAACGACCAGTTCGTCATCGCGCCTGGCATCCGTGGCCTGGTGATGCTGGTGTTCACGCTGCCCTCCTATCCCTATGTATTCAAGCTGATCAAGGACGTCTTTGGCGGTCCGAAGGAGATTGATCGGGAAACGGTAAAGCGTAAATACCGGCTGGTGAAGCAGCATGACCGTGTCGGCCGCATGTCGGATACGCTGGAGTTTTCCAATGTGGCTTTCCCGCGCAGCCGTTTTACCGCAGACCTGATCGATGAGTTGCGTACGCTGGCACCATCCATGATTGAGGAGGGCGAGGACAGTATTGTCATTCGTCACCTGTACATCGAACGGCGCATGAAGCCGCTTAACCTCTATCTGATGCAGTGTGACGAGGCGGAAAAGGAAAGGGTGATCCGCGACTACGGCTTGGCCATCAAGGAATTGGCTTGTGCAAATATTTTCCCTGGCGACATGCTGTTCAAGAACTTTGGCGTGACGCGCTATGGCCGGGTGATTTTCTATGATTACGATGAAATCGAATACCTGACCGACTGCAATTTCCGCCAGATCCCGCCGGCGCCCAACCCGGAAATGGAGATGTCAGGTGAGGTGTGGTATCCGGTGGCACGCAACGACGTGTTTCCCGAAGAGTTCGGCTCCTTCCTGTTGGGCGATCCGCTGATACGTAAGACATTCCTCAACTATCACCGCGACTTGTTGATGCCGCATTTTTGGCAACAGCGTCAGCAGCGTATCCGCGAGGGTGTGGTTGAGGATTTCTACCCTTACCCGGAAGAAATGCGTTTTGCCGCCACGCGCGGTGCTGCCGCGAAAAAAGGTAAGCACGGGTGA
- a CDS encoding pseudouridine synthase yields the protein MPELILFNKPYGVICQFSQHELHPTLKDHIAIPGVYPAGRLDTDSEGLLLLTGEGALQHRISDPRWKLPKTYWVQVEGRVSEAQLDALRAGVDLGDFVTRPAQVRQIDPPALWERKPPVRFRKTVPDCWLEIIISEGKNRQVRRMTAKVGLPTLRLVRAAIGPWQLGDLQPGELRRLAVNLEDLPTLSHAERQDRPTPLALAKSTPAAGKPRPQPSFRFARKNKP from the coding sequence ATGCCCGAACTTATCCTGTTCAACAAGCCTTACGGGGTGATTTGCCAGTTTTCTCAACATGAGCTGCACCCCACGCTGAAGGATCATATCGCCATTCCCGGCGTTTACCCGGCCGGACGGCTGGATACCGATAGTGAAGGCTTGCTGTTGCTGACCGGTGAAGGTGCTTTGCAGCATCGTATCAGCGACCCGCGCTGGAAACTGCCCAAGACCTACTGGGTGCAGGTAGAGGGGAGGGTGAGCGAGGCGCAACTGGATGCGCTGCGCGCCGGGGTGGATCTGGGCGACTTTGTCACCCGTCCGGCGCAGGTGCGCCAGATCGATCCGCCCGCCCTGTGGGAGCGCAAGCCGCCGGTACGTTTTCGCAAGACCGTGCCGGACTGCTGGTTGGAAATCATCATCAGCGAGGGCAAGAATCGCCAGGTGCGGCGCATGACGGCCAAGGTGGGTTTGCCCACCCTGCGGCTGGTGCGTGCCGCCATCGGCCCTTGGCAATTGGGCGATCTGCAGCCGGGTGAGTTGCGCCGCCTTGCCGTGAATCTTGAAGATTTGCCGACGCTGTCCCATGCTGAGCGACAGGACCGGCCCACACCGCTTGCGCTGGCAAAAAGCACACCGGCAGCAGGCAAGCCCCGCCCACAGCCTTCTTTCCGGTTTGCGCGCAAGAACAAACCATGA
- a CDS encoding NADP-dependent isocitrate dehydrogenase, with translation MPTKQPTIIYTLTDEAPALATSAFLPVIRTFTGAAGINVETADISVAARVLAEFPEYLTDEQKVPDTLSELGKLTQNPDTNIIKLPNISASVSQLIACIKELQSKGYALPDYPELPTTDADHALKARYAKCLGSAVNPVLREGNSDRRAPLAVKNYAKKHPHSMGEWKQWSQTHVSHMHHGDFYHGEKSMTLDKARDVKMELTTKSGQTIVLKPKLALQAGEIIDSMFMSKKALCEFYEREMEDCRESGILFSLHVKATMMKVSHPIVFGHCVKIYYKDAFEKHGKLFEELGVNVNNGMANLYEKIETLPATKREEIIRDLHACQEHRPRLAMVDSAKGITNFHSPNDVIVDASMPAMIRNGGKMWGADGKPADCKAVMPESTFARIYQEMINFCKWHGNFDPRTMGTVPNVGLMAQKAEEYGSHDKTFEIAEDGVANIVDLATGEVLLSQNVEAGDIWRMCQVKDAPIRDWVKLAVTRARNSGMPAVFWLDPYRPHEKELIKKVETYLKDHDTSGLEIHIMSQVRAMRFTLERVARGLDTISVTGNILRDYLTDLFPIMELGTSAKMLSIVPLMAGGGMYETGAGGSAPKHVQQLLEENHLRWDSLGEFLALAVSLEELGIKTGNNKAKILAKTLDAATGKLLDNDKSPSRRTGELDNRGSQFYLASYWAEALAAQSEDAELQAQFAPLAKQLAEQEAQIVAELKAVQGKPADIGGYYLPDAAKCQAVMCPSTTFNAALKAALA, from the coding sequence ATGCCCACAAAGCAGCCGACCATCATCTACACCCTGACCGATGAAGCACCGGCGCTGGCTACCAGCGCATTCCTGCCGGTCATTCGTACCTTTACCGGCGCCGCCGGCATCAACGTCGAAACGGCAGATATCTCGGTTGCTGCCCGCGTACTGGCCGAATTCCCCGAATACCTGACAGATGAACAGAAAGTACCGGACACCCTGAGTGAGCTGGGCAAGCTGACCCAGAACCCGGACACCAACATCATCAAGTTGCCGAACATCAGTGCTTCGGTTTCGCAGCTGATTGCCTGCATCAAGGAACTGCAATCCAAGGGCTATGCCCTGCCGGACTACCCGGAACTGCCCACCACCGACGCCGACCACGCGCTGAAAGCCCGCTACGCCAAATGTCTGGGCTCGGCGGTAAACCCGGTACTGCGTGAAGGCAACTCCGACCGCCGCGCCCCGCTGGCAGTAAAGAACTACGCCAAGAAGCACCCGCACTCCATGGGTGAATGGAAACAATGGTCGCAAACCCATGTTTCTCACATGCACCACGGCGACTTCTACCACGGCGAAAAGTCCATGACCCTGGACAAGGCCCGTGACGTGAAGATGGAACTGACCACCAAGAGCGGCCAGACCATCGTGCTCAAGCCCAAGCTGGCGCTGCAGGCTGGTGAGATCATCGACTCCATGTTCATGAGCAAGAAGGCGCTGTGCGAGTTCTACGAGCGTGAAATGGAAGACTGCCGCGAATCGGGCATCCTGTTCTCGCTGCACGTGAAAGCCACCATGATGAAGGTGTCCCACCCCATCGTATTTGGCCACTGCGTGAAGATTTACTACAAGGACGCCTTCGAGAAGCACGGCAAGCTGTTTGAAGAGCTGGGCGTGAACGTGAACAACGGCATGGCCAATCTGTATGAAAAGATCGAGACCCTGCCGGCCACCAAGCGCGAAGAAATCATCCGCGACCTGCACGCCTGCCAGGAACACCGTCCGCGTCTGGCCATGGTGGATTCCGCCAAGGGCATCACCAACTTCCACTCGCCCAACGACGTGATTGTGGATGCCTCCATGCCGGCCATGATCCGTAACGGCGGCAAGATGTGGGGTGCCGATGGCAAGCCGGCCGACTGCAAGGCCGTAATGCCGGAATCCACTTTTGCCCGTATCTATCAGGAGATGATCAACTTCTGCAAATGGCACGGCAACTTCGACCCGCGCACCATGGGCACCGTGCCCAATGTGGGCCTGATGGCGCAAAAGGCAGAAGAATACGGTTCGCACGACAAGACCTTTGAAATCGCCGAAGACGGCGTGGCCAACATCGTTGACCTGGCTACCGGCGAAGTGCTGCTGAGCCAGAACGTGGAAGCCGGCGACATCTGGCGCATGTGCCAGGTGAAGGACGCACCGATCCGCGACTGGGTGAAGCTGGCCGTGACCCGCGCCCGCAACTCCGGCATGCCGGCAGTGTTCTGGCTGGACCCGTACCGTCCGCACGAGAAAGAACTGATCAAGAAAGTGGAAACCTACCTGAAGGATCACGACACCAGCGGTCTGGAAATCCACATCATGTCGCAAGTGCGCGCCATGCGTTTCACCCTGGAACGCGTGGCCCGTGGTCTGGACACCATCTCGGTCACCGGCAACATCCTGCGCGACTACCTGACCGACCTGTTCCCCATCATGGAACTGGGTACCTCGGCCAAGATGCTGTCCATCGTACCGCTGATGGCTGGCGGCGGCATGTACGAAACCGGTGCCGGTGGTTCGGCTCCGAAACACGTACAGCAGCTGCTGGAAGAAAACCACCTGCGCTGGGATTCGCTGGGTGAGTTCCTCGCCCTGGCCGTTTCGCTGGAAGAACTGGGCATCAAGACCGGCAACAACAAGGCCAAGATCCTGGCCAAGACGCTGGATGCCGCCACCGGCAAGCTGCTGGACAACGACAAGTCACCGTCGCGCCGCACCGGTGAGCTGGACAACCGTGGCAGCCAGTTCTACCTGGCCAGCTACTGGGCCGAAGCACTGGCAGCACAAAGCGAAGATGCCGAACTGCAAGCGCAGTTTGCTCCGCTGGCCAAGCAACTGGCCGAGCAGGAAGCCCAAATCGTGGCCGAGCTGAAAGCCGTGCAAGGCAAACCTGCGGATATCGGCGGCTACTACCTGCCGGATGCCGCCAAGTGCCAGGCCGTGATGTGCCCGAGCACCACCTTCAACGCAGCCTTGAAAGCAGCCTTGGCCTAA
- the icd gene encoding NADP-dependent isocitrate dehydrogenase: MSESHIKIPPAGQKIIPGQAIPDKPIIPFIEGDGIGIDITPVMIKVIDAAVAKAYGGRKKIHWMEVYAGEKSTRLYGPDEWLPKETFDALKEYSVSIKGPMTTPVGGGIRSLNVALRQELDLYQCVRPVQYFQGVPSPLKHPELVNMVIFRENTEDIYAGIEWQAGSEAVKKVISFLQQEMGVKKIRFPDSSGIGIKPISVEGTERLVRAALNYTIANDRKSLTIVHKGNIMKFTEGNFRDTAYALARKEFGAEPIDGGPWCKFTNPNTGREIIVKDAIADAFLQQILLRPAEYDVIATTNLNGDYISDALAAQVGGIGIAPGANISDHYACFEATHGTAPKYAGLDKVNPGSLILSAEMMLRHLGWVEAADLVIKSMEAAIADKQVTYDFARLMDGATEVSCSAFGDAMIARM, from the coding sequence ATGAGTGAGTCCCATATCAAGATTCCGCCGGCAGGACAGAAAATCATTCCGGGACAGGCCATTCCGGACAAGCCCATCATTCCGTTTATCGAAGGTGATGGTATCGGCATAGACATCACCCCGGTGATGATCAAGGTTATTGATGCTGCTGTGGCAAAAGCCTATGGGGGGCGCAAGAAAATCCACTGGATGGAAGTATATGCCGGCGAAAAATCCACCCGTCTGTATGGCCCGGACGAATGGCTGCCCAAGGAAACCTTCGATGCGCTGAAAGAATATTCGGTATCCATCAAAGGGCCGATGACCACCCCGGTCGGTGGCGGCATCCGCTCGCTCAACGTTGCCCTGCGCCAGGAGCTGGATTTATACCAATGCGTGCGCCCGGTGCAGTATTTTCAGGGTGTCCCCTCCCCGCTCAAGCACCCGGAACTGGTCAATATGGTGATCTTCCGCGAGAACACCGAAGACATTTACGCCGGAATCGAATGGCAGGCCGGTTCGGAAGCCGTCAAAAAAGTCATCAGCTTCCTGCAACAGGAAATGGGCGTGAAGAAAATCCGCTTCCCGGACAGCTCTGGCATCGGCATCAAGCCCATCTCGGTGGAAGGAACCGAGCGCCTGGTCCGCGCTGCGCTCAACTACACCATCGCCAATGACCGCAAGAGCCTCACCATTGTCCACAAGGGCAATATCATGAAATTCACCGAAGGCAACTTCCGTGATACGGCCTATGCGCTGGCCCGCAAGGAATTCGGGGCCGAGCCGATTGATGGCGGCCCATGGTGCAAATTCACCAACCCCAATACCGGCCGGGAAATCATCGTCAAGGACGCCATTGCCGACGCCTTCCTGCAACAAATCCTGCTGCGTCCGGCCGAATACGATGTGATTGCCACCACCAACCTCAACGGCGACTACATCTCGGATGCACTGGCCGCCCAGGTTGGCGGCATCGGCATTGCTCCGGGAGCCAACATTTCCGACCACTATGCCTGCTTTGAAGCCACCCACGGCACGGCACCCAAGTATGCCGGGCTGGACAAGGTCAACCCCGGCTCGCTGATTCTGTCGGCGGAAATGATGCTGCGCCATCTGGGCTGGGTGGAAGCGGCAGACCTGGTGATCAAGTCCATGGAAGCGGCCATTGCCGACAAGCAGGTCACTTACGACTTTGCCCGCCTGATGGACGGTGCCACCGAAGTGTCCTGCTCGGCATTTGGCGATGCCATGATTGCCCGCATGTAA
- a CDS encoding LysR family transcriptional regulator produces MSVAISDLELLLDVAELGSFSQAAAKRGWSQPQVSQRIGLLEQHWGVSLFTRHRRGAVASNACQAFLDAARQSIAIYRQGLETMQGTPAVPRIRLSCLPSLTSPVFGPLLMKLADAPMEIRCGTDHSQQIMQDLLTGQVEVGFVLKCPAMAGIQMELLWRSPIVPVVAANHPLAGADGALALADIARHRIAPQFWGDECESLIQQIRMLRQLPSPIHAVQPASAARELVLRHGFVSFMPELSIKADLQDGTLVRLCVAELPAWHWEVMMAWRAGKRVDAAKAQVLDAARALVAG; encoded by the coding sequence ATGTCTGTTGCGATCTCCGATCTTGAGTTGCTGCTGGATGTGGCGGAGCTGGGCAGTTTCAGTCAGGCCGCTGCCAAGCGGGGCTGGTCGCAGCCACAGGTCAGCCAGCGCATCGGTTTGCTGGAGCAGCACTGGGGTGTGAGCCTGTTTACCCGCCATCGGCGTGGCGCGGTGGCAAGCAATGCCTGTCAGGCATTTCTGGATGCTGCGCGCCAGTCCATTGCCATTTACCGGCAAGGGTTGGAAACCATGCAGGGTACGCCTGCGGTGCCACGGATCCGCTTGTCTTGTCTGCCATCGCTGACTTCACCGGTGTTTGGCCCCTTGCTGATGAAGCTGGCGGATGCGCCGATGGAAATCCGCTGTGGCACCGACCATTCCCAGCAAATCATGCAGGATTTGCTGACTGGCCAGGTGGAGGTGGGCTTTGTGCTGAAATGCCCGGCGATGGCAGGCATCCAGATGGAGCTGCTGTGGCGCTCTCCCATTGTCCCGGTGGTGGCTGCCAATCATCCCCTGGCAGGCGCAGACGGGGCGCTGGCGCTGGCCGACATTGCCCGGCACCGTATTGCGCCGCAGTTTTGGGGGGATGAGTGCGAGAGCCTGATCCAGCAGATTCGCATGCTGCGGCAACTGCCCAGCCCGATTCACGCGGTGCAGCCCGCATCTGCCGCACGTGAGCTGGTGTTACGGCATGGCTTTGTGTCCTTCATGCCAGAGTTGTCGATCAAGGCTGATTTGCAAGACGGCACCTTGGTCCGCTTGTGTGTAGCAGAACTGCCAGCCTGGCATTGGGAGGTGATGATGGCCTGGCGTGCCGGCAAGCGGGTGGATGCGGCCAAGGCGCAGGTGCTGGATGCGGCGCGGGCGCTGGTGGCAGGCTGA
- the mdtH gene encoding multidrug efflux MFS transporter MdtH translates to MASAQRARRLGKAFILLDNLLVIFGFFMVFPLISLHFVDQLGWSASIVGLALAMRQFLQQGLGLCGGSLADRFGAKPLIVCGMLLRAAGFACMAVAHTPWLLYLSCLLSGLGGTLFDPPRTALVAKLVRPAERPHFYAILMMQDSAGAVAAALLGSWLLQFDFRWVGLAGTAIFVLAALVNALLLPPYRVATGTASPWQSMRVVLQDRSYMRFVLTLSGYYMLAVQVMLLVPVTIKQLTGSYQAVGWMYTLETCLSLSLLYPLARWGERHLRREQRMLIGLGLMSLSLAIMSQIAHPLAAFTVLGLFFLGSIIMEPARETYVAGLARPHARASYLGCSRLGLAVGGALGYVGGGWLLDTAHQWRLPELPWLCLAMVGCITLLALWLQLLRPVANRSCVNSSI, encoded by the coding sequence ATGGCATCCGCACAGCGTGCACGCCGACTGGGCAAGGCTTTCATCCTGCTGGACAACCTGCTGGTGATATTTGGTTTCTTCATGGTGTTCCCACTGATCAGCCTGCACTTTGTCGACCAACTGGGCTGGAGTGCCAGCATCGTCGGCCTGGCACTGGCGATGCGCCAATTCCTGCAACAGGGACTCGGGCTATGCGGCGGTTCACTGGCAGACCGCTTTGGTGCCAAACCACTGATTGTTTGCGGCATGCTGCTGCGGGCGGCCGGCTTTGCCTGCATGGCTGTCGCCCACACGCCCTGGCTGCTCTATCTGTCCTGCTTGCTGTCAGGACTGGGCGGCACCCTGTTTGATCCACCACGCACCGCCCTGGTGGCCAAACTGGTCCGCCCCGCCGAGCGGCCACATTTCTATGCCATCCTGATGATGCAGGATAGCGCAGGGGCGGTTGCAGCAGCCTTGCTGGGTTCCTGGCTGTTGCAATTCGACTTCCGCTGGGTTGGACTGGCCGGCACCGCCATCTTCGTTCTGGCAGCCTTGGTGAATGCCCTGCTGCTACCGCCCTACCGGGTTGCCACCGGTACGGCATCGCCCTGGCAATCCATGCGTGTGGTGCTGCAAGATCGCAGCTATATGCGCTTTGTGCTGACATTAAGCGGCTATTACATGCTGGCCGTGCAAGTCATGCTGCTAGTCCCGGTCACCATCAAGCAACTCACCGGCAGCTATCAGGCCGTAGGCTGGATGTACACGCTGGAAACTTGTTTATCGCTCAGTCTGCTCTACCCGCTGGCACGTTGGGGGGAACGCCATCTGCGGCGAGAGCAGCGCATGTTGATCGGACTGGGACTGATGAGCCTGAGCCTGGCCATCATGAGCCAGATTGCCCACCCGCTGGCCGCATTTACCGTACTGGGCCTATTCTTTCTTGGCTCCATCATCATGGAACCGGCACGGGAAACCTATGTGGCCGGCCTGGCACGTCCCCACGCCCGTGCCAGCTACCTGGGCTGCAGTCGGCTGGGGCTGGCCGTGGGCGGTGCGCTAGGCTATGTGGGCGGTGGCTGGTTGCTGGACACGGCACACCAGTGGCGGCTGCCGGAATTGCCCTGGCTGTGCCTGGCAATGGTGGGCTGCATCACCTTGCTGGCACTCTGGCTGCAACTGCTGCGCCCCGTTGCCAATCGCAGCTGCGTCAATAGTAGCATCTGA
- a CDS encoding cold-shock protein codes for MSIGTVKWFNDAKGFGFITPDEGGEDLFAHFSAINMQGFKTLKEGQRVSFDIVSGPKGKQASNIQAA; via the coding sequence ATGTCAATTGGTACCGTTAAGTGGTTCAACGACGCTAAAGGCTTTGGCTTTATTACCCCGGACGAGGGTGGTGAAGACCTGTTTGCCCATTTCTCTGCCATCAATATGCAAGGCTTCAAGACCCTGAAAGAAGGTCAACGTGTAAGCTTTGACATCGTTAGCGGCCCGAAAGGCAAGCAAGCGTCGAACATCCAGGCTGCCTGA